In one window of Pseudooceanicola aestuarii DNA:
- the moaD gene encoding molybdopterin converting factor subunit 1, whose product MDVLYFAWVRERIGLPRETVRTEAVTVADLVAELRAREDRYAAAFEDLSALRVALDQELSDFDAPLAGVREVAFFPPMTGG is encoded by the coding sequence ATGGATGTTCTCTATTTCGCATGGGTTCGTGAACGCATCGGCCTGCCCCGCGAGACGGTACGGACAGAGGCCGTGACCGTCGCCGATCTGGTGGCCGAGCTGCGTGCGCGCGAAGACCGCTATGCCGCCGCCTTCGAGGACCTAAGCGCCCTGCGCGTCGCCCTGGACCAGGAATTGTCGGATTTCGACGCTCCGCTGGCCGGGGTGCGGGAGGTCGCGTTCTTCCCCCCGATGACCGGGGGCTGA
- a CDS encoding molybdenum cofactor biosynthesis protein MoaE, whose product MITDIRVQSAAFAVGAETDRFAAAVAQAGGAGAIVTFTGLVRDLPGAGGLDRMVIEHYPGMTEKALKAIAQDAAGRWPLEAVLILHRHGELHAGAAIMMVATASAHRAAAFAAADFLMDYLKSRAPFWKKEITADGSDWVAAKDADEAALTRW is encoded by the coding sequence ATGATCACCGACATCCGCGTCCAGTCCGCAGCCTTCGCCGTCGGCGCTGAAACCGACCGGTTCGCCGCGGCGGTGGCGCAGGCGGGCGGGGCGGGGGCCATCGTGACCTTTACCGGGCTGGTGCGCGATCTGCCCGGCGCCGGCGGGCTGGACCGGATGGTGATCGAACATTACCCCGGCATGACCGAAAAGGCGTTGAAAGCCATCGCACAGGACGCTGCCGGCCGCTGGCCTCTGGAGGCGGTGCTGATCCTGCACCGTCACGGTGAACTGCACGCCGGTGCGGCGATCATGATGGTCGCCACCGCCTCTGCGCACCGTGCGGCGGCCTTCGCGGCGGCGGATTTTCTGATGGATTACCTGAAGTCCCGCGCGCCCTTCTGGAAGAAGGAAATCACCGCGGACGGGTCCGATTGGGTCGCGGCCAAGGACGCGGACGAGGCGGCCCTGACCCGCTGGTAG
- a CDS encoding OmpA family protein: protein MRLSSVFILAGAFTVAAVTSLVAAGFAVSLIERSSETGVRTELDQDGLGWAEVEADGLQVILTGTAPSEAIRFQARTMAGRVVDAARVIDRMGVAAAEDIAPPRFSIEMLRNDEELSLTGLIPLVTNREALIDRFSGLPGVEEVSDLLQTADYDRPEGWRRALDFSVLALRDVPRSKISMDAGTVSIVAMTDSMAAKGRLEARLKKSAPDSLTLTLDISAPRPVVTPFTLRYLIEDGTGRFDACSADTAEARETIVAAARDTHLEGAADCVLGLGVPTPDWAAAADMAIRGLGRIGDGSVTFSDADISLVAVEGADRGTFDQVVGELENNLPDVFALHAVLPETPDAEEQGPPEFAATLSPEGLVQLRGRVSDEVLRAATISYARAKFGSDTVHAAARLDTDLPDDWPVRVLAGLESLSWLSNGAVTVTPDAVSVRGETGRELAGSEIARLLSAKLGEKEDFAIDVVYREKLDPLAAIPTPEECLAQLTEIQTGRKIYFEPGKATITADSRGVMDDIADVLKTCGEIPLEISGHTDSQGREEMNQQLSQARAQTVLNELRMRRVLTAAYTARGYGEETPIADNGTEEGREANRRIEFSLIGAETTAVEGAEADADGAATDDDVETELASPAQSVAEGDAADPSGEAASSGDATDEQN, encoded by the coding sequence ATGCGTCTGTCTTCGGTCTTCATTCTTGCCGGGGCCTTTACCGTGGCGGCGGTGACCAGCCTGGTCGCGGCCGGATTCGCGGTTTCGCTGATCGAACGCTCCTCCGAAACCGGCGTCCGGACAGAGCTGGACCAGGACGGGCTGGGCTGGGCAGAAGTAGAGGCCGACGGGTTGCAGGTGATTCTCACCGGCACCGCCCCCAGTGAGGCGATCCGCTTTCAGGCACGCACCATGGCCGGCCGGGTGGTCGACGCCGCCCGCGTGATCGACCGGATGGGTGTCGCCGCCGCCGAAGATATCGCCCCGCCGCGATTCTCCATCGAAATGCTGCGCAATGACGAGGAACTCAGCCTGACCGGGCTGATCCCGCTGGTCACGAACCGGGAAGCCCTGATCGACCGCTTTTCGGGCCTGCCCGGCGTGGAGGAGGTCAGCGACCTGCTGCAAACCGCCGATTACGACCGACCCGAAGGCTGGCGCCGGGCGCTGGACTTCTCGGTTCTGGCCTTGCGCGACGTGCCACGGTCCAAGATCTCCATGGATGCCGGCACCGTCTCCATCGTCGCGATGACCGACAGCATGGCCGCCAAGGGCCGGCTGGAGGCGCGGCTGAAGAAATCCGCCCCCGACAGCCTGACCCTGACGCTGGACATCTCCGCGCCGCGTCCCGTGGTCACCCCCTTTACCCTGCGCTACCTGATCGAAGACGGGACCGGGCGGTTCGACGCCTGTTCCGCCGATACAGCCGAGGCGCGGGAAACCATCGTGGCCGCCGCGCGCGACACCCACCTGGAAGGCGCCGCCGATTGCGTCCTGGGGCTGGGTGTGCCGACGCCGGACTGGGCTGCCGCCGCCGACATGGCGATCCGGGGGCTGGGTCGGATCGGCGACGGCTCTGTCACCTTTTCCGACGCCGATATTTCGCTGGTCGCGGTCGAGGGCGCCGATCGCGGCACCTTCGACCAGGTGGTGGGAGAGCTGGAGAACAACCTGCCCGACGTCTTTGCCCTGCACGCCGTGCTGCCAGAAACCCCCGATGCCGAAGAACAGGGACCGCCGGAATTCGCCGCGACCCTGTCGCCGGAGGGGCTGGTGCAATTGCGTGGCCGTGTCTCGGACGAGGTGCTGCGCGCCGCCACCATCAGCTATGCCCGCGCCAAGTTCGGCAGCGACACGGTTCACGCCGCCGCCCGGCTGGACACGGATCTGCCCGACGACTGGCCGGTGCGCGTGCTGGCCGGGCTGGAATCGCTGTCATGGCTCAGCAATGGCGCGGTGACCGTGACGCCGGACGCCGTGTCGGTGCGCGGCGAAACCGGCCGCGAGCTGGCCGGTTCCGAGATCGCGCGCCTGCTGTCCGCCAAACTGGGGGAGAAGGAAGATTTCGCCATCGACGTGGTCTACCGCGAAAAACTGGACCCTCTGGCCGCCATCCCGACGCCGGAGGAATGCCTGGCCCAGCTGACCGAGATCCAGACAGGTCGGAAGATTTATTTCGAACCGGGCAAGGCCACGATCACCGCCGACAGCCGGGGTGTGATGGATGACATCGCCGACGTGTTGAAGACCTGCGGTGAGATCCCGCTTGAAATCTCGGGCCATACCGACAGCCAGGGCCGCGAGGAGATGAACCAGCAATTGTCCCAGGCTCGCGCCCAGACCGTGCTGAACGAATTGCGGATGCGCCGGGTCCTGACCGCCGCCTATACCGCGCGTGGCTACGGCGAAGAGACCCCGATCGCCGACAATGGCACGGAGGAGGGCCGGGAGGCAAATCGCCGCATCGAATTCTCCCTGATCGGGGCGGAGACCACTGCTGTGGAAGGCGCCGAAGCAGATGCGGACGGCGCCGCCACGGACGATGACGTCGAAACCGAACTTGCAAGCCCCGCGCAATCTGTCGCAGAAGGAGATGCTGCCGATCCGTCCGGGGAGGCCGCAAGCTCTGGAGACGCGACGGATGAACAGAACTGA
- the ubiA gene encoding 4-hydroxybenzoate octaprenyltransferase, with protein MTGPQQTPEGQVADAVQGNWVDRLAPAATRPYLRLSRADRPIGTWLLLLPCWWGLALAMLSDGRAAWFDAWIFAGCGIGAFLMRGAGCTWNDITDRDIDGSVARTRSRPIPSGAVSVKGALAWMAAQALVSLLILLTFPPVAIGLGVLSLLPVAIYPFAKRFTWWPQIFLGLAFNWGALLAWAAHGNSLGWPAIVLYVAGIVWTLFYDTVYAHQDAEDDALIGVKSTARLFGEASPRWLSGFLVCSVALFGLAVVGAVQAQGSPLALVVALAGPWAMGWHMLWQLRRFDAEDHPLLLRLFRSNRDAGLLPLPFFAVAFLL; from the coding sequence ATGACCGGCCCGCAGCAGACGCCAGAGGGACAGGTGGCCGACGCCGTCCAAGGCAATTGGGTGGACCGCCTGGCCCCCGCCGCCACCCGTCCCTACCTGCGCCTGTCGCGGGCCGACCGGCCGATCGGCACCTGGCTGCTGCTGCTGCCGTGCTGGTGGGGCCTGGCGCTGGCGATGCTGTCGGACGGGCGCGCGGCCTGGTTCGATGCCTGGATCTTTGCCGGCTGCGGCATCGGCGCCTTCCTGATGCGGGGCGCGGGCTGCACCTGGAACGACATCACCGACCGCGACATCGACGGATCCGTGGCGCGCACCCGGTCCCGCCCAATCCCGTCAGGGGCCGTCAGCGTCAAGGGCGCGCTGGCCTGGATGGCGGCGCAGGCGCTGGTGTCGCTGTTGATTTTGCTGACCTTTCCGCCCGTAGCGATCGGGCTGGGCGTGTTGTCGCTACTCCCGGTGGCGATCTATCCCTTTGCCAAGCGGTTCACCTGGTGGCCGCAGATCTTCCTGGGGCTGGCGTTCAACTGGGGCGCGCTGCTGGCCTGGGCGGCGCATGGCAATTCTCTGGGCTGGCCCGCCATAGTTCTCTATGTCGCCGGCATCGTCTGGACCCTGTTCTACGACACGGTCTATGCCCACCAGGACGCCGAGGACGACGCCCTGATCGGGGTGAAATCCACCGCGCGCCTGTTCGGAGAGGCCAGTCCCCGCTGGCTGTCCGGGTTCCTGGTGTGCAGCGTGGCGCTGTTCGGGCTGGCGGTAGTCGGCGCGGTGCAGGCCCAGGGCAGCCCGCTGGCCCTTGTGGTCGCGCTGGCCGGGCCCTGGGCGATGGGCTGGCACATGCTGTGGCAGTTGCGCCGGTTCGACGCCGAGGACCACCCCCTGCTGCTGCGCCTGTTTCGGTCAAACCGCGATGCGGGCCTGTTGCCCCTGCCGTTTTTCGCCGTAGCCTTCCTGCTCTGA
- a CDS encoding 16S rRNA (uracil(1498)-N(3))-methyltransferase, which translates to MSNVKVRLHVDHPLGPGQTVPLERDQAHYLFGVMRLATGGAVALFNGRDGEWRAEVTQAGKRGGELACAEQTAPQRDPPDLWLLFAPIKKARTDFIVEKAAEMGAARILPVQTDFTNSERIRRDRLQAHAVEAAEQCGGTYVPEVAELAPLDRLLAGWPAGRRLMFCDEALAGEDAALRGEPGPWAILIGPEGGFSPAERQRLRGLDFATPVALGPRILRADTAAVAAMTLWQQALGDWS; encoded by the coding sequence ATGAGCAATGTAAAAGTCAGGCTACATGTAGATCACCCGCTGGGGCCGGGGCAAACCGTTCCGCTGGAGCGGGACCAGGCGCATTACCTTTTCGGGGTGATGCGGTTGGCCACCGGCGGCGCGGTCGCCCTGTTCAACGGGCGCGACGGGGAATGGCGGGCCGAGGTCACGCAGGCGGGCAAGCGCGGTGGGGAACTGGCCTGTGCCGAACAGACCGCACCGCAGCGCGACCCGCCGGACCTGTGGCTGCTGTTCGCCCCGATCAAGAAGGCGCGCACCGATTTCATTGTCGAGAAGGCGGCCGAGATGGGGGCCGCGCGGATCCTGCCGGTGCAGACCGATTTCACCAATTCCGAGCGGATCCGCCGCGACCGGCTTCAGGCCCATGCGGTGGAAGCAGCGGAACAATGCGGCGGCACCTACGTGCCCGAGGTGGCGGAGCTGGCGCCGCTGGACCGCCTGCTGGCCGGCTGGCCTGCCGGGCGCCGCCTGATGTTCTGTGACGAGGCCCTTGCGGGAGAGGACGCCGCCCTGCGCGGCGAACCCGGCCCCTGGGCCATCCTGATCGGGCCGGAGGGCGGATTTTCGCCGGCTGAACGCCAGCGCCTGCGCGGGTTGGATTTTGCCACGCCGGTCGCGCTGGGCCCGCGCATCCTGCGGGCCGATACGGCGGCGGTGGCCGCGATGACCCTGTGGCAACAGGCATTGGGAGATTGGTCATGA
- a CDS encoding glutamate--cysteine ligase, whose amino-acid sequence MSIPQTGGGPIERYEQLAEYLEDGCKPVSDWRIGTEHEKFGYCRDTLKPIPYAGERSVLAVLEGLRDGHGWAPLEEDGRLIGLTKDGANVSLEPGGQLELSGAPLETIHETCDEVNAHLRDVKDIADKVGVGFIGLGAAPHWLHDDMPLMPKGRYKLMDGYMQRVGTTGRVMMRRTCTVQVNLDFGSEADMVQKMRVALALQPVATALFANSPFFEGKPNGLKSYRSRVWRDLDGDRTGTLPFVFEDGFGFDRWVDYALDVPMYFVYRDGVYIDALGQSFRDFLKGELPALPGEKPTLSDWADHLTTIFPEARLKKFIEMRGADGGPWRRLCALPAFWVGLMYDQGALDAAWDVARRFTPAQRDEMRIAAADHGLQARIDDINMHDLAREVLDIAEAGLKARARPGAQGLIPDETHFLNALRESVESGKVPADELMDRYNSAWDHDVTRVFGEYSY is encoded by the coding sequence ATGTCCATACCCCAAACCGGCGGCGGGCCGATCGAACGGTACGAACAACTTGCCGAATATCTGGAAGACGGCTGCAAGCCCGTGTCCGACTGGCGCATCGGGACAGAGCATGAAAAGTTCGGCTATTGCCGCGACACGTTGAAACCCATCCCCTATGCGGGCGAACGTTCGGTCCTGGCGGTGCTGGAAGGGCTGCGCGACGGCCACGGCTGGGCCCCGCTGGAGGAAGACGGCCGTCTGATCGGACTGACCAAGGACGGCGCCAATGTCTCGCTTGAGCCGGGCGGGCAGCTGGAACTCTCCGGCGCGCCGCTGGAGACGATTCACGAGACCTGCGACGAGGTGAACGCCCACCTGCGTGACGTGAAGGACATCGCCGACAAGGTCGGTGTGGGCTTCATCGGGCTGGGCGCCGCGCCGCATTGGCTGCATGACGACATGCCGCTGATGCCCAAGGGCCGGTACAAGCTGATGGACGGTTACATGCAACGCGTCGGCACCACCGGACGGGTCATGATGCGCCGCACCTGCACGGTTCAGGTGAACCTCGACTTCGGGTCGGAGGCGGACATGGTCCAGAAGATGCGCGTGGCGCTGGCGCTGCAACCCGTGGCCACCGCGCTGTTCGCCAATTCGCCGTTCTTCGAGGGCAAGCCCAACGGGCTGAAAAGCTATCGCAGCCGCGTCTGGCGCGATCTGGACGGTGACCGTACCGGCACGTTGCCTTTCGTGTTCGAGGATGGGTTCGGCTTTGACCGCTGGGTCGATTACGCGCTGGATGTGCCGATGTACTTCGTCTACCGCGATGGGGTCTACATCGATGCGCTGGGCCAGTCCTTCCGCGATTTCCTGAAGGGCGAATTGCCGGCCCTGCCCGGCGAGAAGCCGACCCTGTCGGACTGGGCCGATCATCTGACCACGATCTTCCCCGAGGCACGGCTGAAAAAATTCATCGAGATGCGCGGCGCCGATGGGGGGCCGTGGCGGCGGCTGTGCGCGCTGCCGGCGTTCTGGGTCGGGCTGATGTATGATCAGGGCGCGCTGGATGCCGCATGGGACGTGGCCCGCCGGTTCACGCCCGCGCAGCGCGACGAGATGCGCATCGCAGCCGCAGATCACGGCTTGCAGGCGCGGATCGACGATATCAACATGCACGATCTGGCCCGCGAGGTTCTGGACATCGCGGAGGCCGGGTTGAAGGCCCGCGCCCGTCCCGGCGCCCAGGGCCTGATCCCGGACGAGACGCATTTCCTGAACGCCCTGCGCGAAAGCGTCGAGTCCGGCAAGGTGCCCGCGGATGAGCTGATGGACCGGTACAACAGCGCATGGGATCACGACGTGACGCGGGTGTTCGGCGAATACAGCTACTGA
- a CDS encoding GbsR/MarR family transcriptional regulator: protein MDLTPSMQNFILHCGEMGPRWGMNRSVAQIFALLHVASDPLTAEEISTTLSLARSNVSTGLRELQGWKVIRANRQLGDRRDWFTTIRDMNALTRAITDHRRARDLHPTLAALAKLKDEAAQDGTPGPVALRMTDWHDALDEVDRLLAQTMALTAAERRAVLDGGLLIDVLGTDEGAEDDGAAGEGDGGKKTGKKKKK, encoded by the coding sequence ATGGATTTGACCCCCTCCATGCAGAATTTCATCCTGCATTGTGGTGAAATGGGCCCGCGTTGGGGGATGAATAGGTCCGTCGCACAGATCTTTGCCCTGTTGCACGTGGCGTCCGACCCGCTGACTGCCGAAGAAATCAGCACCACCCTGTCGCTGGCGCGGTCCAACGTCTCTACCGGGTTGCGCGAATTGCAGGGCTGGAAGGTCATTCGCGCCAACCGGCAGCTGGGCGACCGGCGCGATTGGTTTACCACGATCCGCGACATGAACGCCCTGACCCGCGCGATCACCGACCACCGGCGCGCGCGTGACCTGCACCCGACCCTGGCCGCGCTGGCCAAGCTGAAGGACGAGGCCGCGCAGGACGGCACTCCCGGCCCCGTGGCGTTACGCATGACCGATTGGCACGACGCGCTGGATGAGGTCGACCGCCTTCTGGCCCAGACCATGGCCCTGACGGCCGCCGAACGGCGCGCGGTGCTGGACGGCGGGTTGCTGATCGATGTGCTGGGCACAGATGAAGGCGCCGAAGACGACGGCGCGGCCGGAGAAGGCGATGGCGGCAAGAAAACCGGAAAGAAGAAAAAGAAATAG
- the plsY gene encoding glycerol-3-phosphate 1-O-acyltransferase PlsY, producing MTPDLVTPPVLLLFWAVAGYLLGSVPFGIVMARVFGLGDLRQIGSGNIGATNVLRTGNKLAALLTLITDAGKGAAAVLIARALAGEDAAQLAGFAAFLGHCFPVWLRFAGGKGVATYLGTLLALAWPLGLAACATWAVVAALMRISSLSALVAAASTPIWAVLLGRAEVAALCAALALLIFWRHATNIRRLLAGTEPRIGGK from the coding sequence GTGACCCCCGATCTCGTCACCCCGCCCGTGCTGCTGCTGTTCTGGGCGGTGGCGGGCTATTTGCTGGGATCGGTCCCCTTCGGCATCGTGATGGCACGGGTTTTCGGACTGGGCGACCTTCGACAGATCGGATCGGGCAATATCGGTGCCACCAACGTCTTGCGCACCGGCAACAAGCTGGCGGCGCTGCTGACCCTGATCACCGATGCGGGCAAAGGCGCGGCGGCGGTGCTGATCGCCCGCGCGCTGGCTGGCGAGGATGCCGCACAACTGGCCGGGTTCGCCGCGTTCCTGGGCCATTGCTTTCCGGTCTGGCTGCGGTTCGCCGGGGGCAAAGGGGTCGCGACCTACCTGGGCACGTTGCTGGCATTGGCCTGGCCGCTTGGGCTGGCCGCCTGCGCCACCTGGGCGGTGGTGGCGGCGCTGATGCGCATCTCCTCGCTGTCGGCGCTGGTTGCAGCCGCCTCTACCCCGATCTGGGCGGTGCTGCTGGGCCGGGCGGAGGTGGCCGCCCTGTGCGCGGCGCTGGCACTTCTGATCTTCTGGCGACACGCGACCAATATCCGCCGCCTGCTGGCCGGGACAGAGCCCAGAATCGGCGGCAAATAA